In a single window of the Limnohabitans sp. 2KL-27 genome:
- a CDS encoding ABC transporter permease, which yields MSASVSSLPAARPRLTAPARDPAFVARVFWLSLALVLLWPLGVATEFRLWVLWAPENRKVTADFVGSFWPLVHNAEFMQMVVRETWRTVAMATAGVTLALVLAVPLSLLATRVLSLSALSGRMDRGPAVLRWCVRAALIVLRSIPELIWALVFVRVVGLGPTAGVLAIALTYGGMLGKVYAEILESSESHATQTLMRNGSGRLQAFVYALLPSHAAELASYTVYRWECAIRSSVVLGFVGAGGLGQQLDNSMKMFNGGEVATLLLVFIALVAIADRVSAWLRKALA from the coding sequence ATGTCCGCCTCTGTGTCCTCCTTGCCTGCAGCCCGCCCGCGCCTGACTGCTCCGGCGCGTGACCCGGCTTTTGTCGCACGTGTGTTCTGGCTGAGTCTTGCGCTGGTCCTGTTGTGGCCGCTGGGGGTGGCCACCGAATTCCGTTTGTGGGTGTTGTGGGCACCCGAGAACCGCAAGGTCACTGCCGACTTCGTGGGCAGTTTTTGGCCGCTGGTGCACAACGCTGAATTCATGCAGATGGTGGTGCGCGAAACCTGGCGCACCGTGGCCATGGCCACCGCCGGCGTCACGCTGGCGCTGGTGCTGGCGGTGCCCTTGAGCTTGCTGGCCACACGGGTCTTGTCGCTGTCTGCCTTGTCTGGCCGCATGGACCGCGGGCCAGCCGTGCTGCGCTGGTGCGTGCGTGCCGCACTGATTGTGCTGCGCAGCATTCCCGAACTGATCTGGGCGCTGGTGTTTGTGCGTGTGGTGGGTTTGGGGCCGACTGCGGGCGTGCTGGCCATTGCGCTGACCTATGGCGGCATGCTGGGCAAGGTGTACGCCGAGATTTTGGAAAGCAGCGAGAGCCACGCCACCCAGACCCTGATGCGCAACGGCAGCGGCCGTCTGCAAGCCTTTGTCTATGCCTTGCTGCCCAGCCATGCGGCCGAACTGGCCTCTTACACGGTGTACCGCTGGGAATGCGCCATCCGCTCCTCGGTCGTGCTGGGCTTTGTGGGCGCGGGGGGCTTGGGCCAGCAACTGGATAACTCGATGAAGATGTTCAACGGCGGTGAAGTGGCCACCTTGCTGCTGGTGTTCATTGCGCTGGTGGCGATCGCCGACCGCGTGAGCGCTTGGCTCCGAAAGGCGCTGGCATGA
- a CDS encoding glutathione S-transferase N-terminal domain-containing protein, translating into MIDFYYWTTPNGHKVTLFLEESGIPYNIKPINISTGAQFAPDFLRIAPNNRIPAIVDTLPEDGGEPISIFESGAILLYLADKTKKFIPHDLRGRNECLKWLFWQMGGLGPMAGQNHHFVQYAPEKLPYAIDRYVKETSRLYGVLNKHLSDGRDYICGDYSIADMAAYPWVVPHERQRQDLNQFPALGQWLERIQNRPATQKAYEMAKTINVAPTVDEKAKSILFGQDAKTVS; encoded by the coding sequence ATGATTGATTTTTATTACTGGACCACGCCAAACGGTCACAAGGTCACCTTGTTTCTGGAAGAGTCAGGAATTCCTTACAACATCAAGCCCATCAACATCAGCACGGGGGCGCAATTTGCGCCTGATTTTTTGCGCATTGCCCCGAACAATCGAATCCCCGCCATCGTTGACACATTGCCCGAAGACGGCGGTGAACCGATCAGCATTTTTGAGTCGGGCGCGATTCTTTTGTATTTGGCTGACAAAACAAAAAAATTCATTCCTCACGACCTGCGTGGACGAAATGAGTGTCTGAAATGGTTGTTCTGGCAAATGGGGGGCTTGGGCCCTATGGCCGGTCAAAATCACCATTTTGTGCAGTACGCCCCCGAAAAGCTTCCCTACGCCATCGACCGCTACGTCAAGGAGACATCTCGCTTGTATGGCGTTTTGAACAAGCACTTATCCGATGGACGCGATTACATCTGTGGCGACTATTCCATCGCAGACATGGCAGCGTATCCCTGGGTGGTACCGCATGAGCGTCAACGCCAGGACTTGAATCAGTTTCCAGCACTCGGGCAATGGTTAGAGAGGATTCAGAATCGTCCGGCGACCCAAAAGGCGTATGAGATGGCCAAGACCATCAACGTCGCGCCTACCGTAGATGAAAAAGCGAAATCCATTCTGTTTGGACAGGATGCGAAAACGGTTTCTTGA
- the phnE gene encoding phosphonate ABC transporter, permease protein PhnE yields MKSFSREAANPPYKLPPPIFDARCRACWFTAALLVLVVASFVSLDLDWAAFASMEAARSMGRFVAEFFPPDLSSVFVNKVAWAAWETLAMSALGTAIAAVLGLALAVPASRMSAQDPAWLRSPTRWLLNALRAIPELVWAALLLISAGLGPMAGTLALALHTSGVLGRLFAEAMENVPTGPGDALRTQGVGPLRVFFYATLPQVLPQLMSYTLYRWENNIRAAAVLGVVGAGGLGQMLSFHMGLFHMNKTATILAAMLLMVACVDALSFAARRWLTR; encoded by the coding sequence ATGAAGTCGTTCTCACGCGAAGCGGCCAACCCGCCTTACAAATTACCACCACCGATTTTTGATGCACGCTGCCGCGCCTGCTGGTTCACCGCCGCTTTGCTGGTGTTGGTGGTGGCCAGCTTTGTTTCGCTCGACTTAGATTGGGCGGCTTTTGCGTCGATGGAAGCGGCGCGCAGCATGGGCCGCTTTGTGGCCGAGTTTTTCCCGCCTGACTTGTCATCCGTATTCGTGAACAAAGTGGCCTGGGCTGCTTGGGAAACGCTGGCCATGTCGGCGCTGGGCACCGCCATCGCCGCGGTGCTGGGCCTGGCGCTGGCCGTGCCCGCCAGCCGCATGTCCGCCCAAGACCCGGCTTGGCTGCGCAGCCCCACGCGCTGGTTGCTCAATGCGCTGCGCGCCATCCCTGAGTTGGTGTGGGCGGCGTTGCTGCTGATCTCGGCAGGCCTGGGGCCCATGGCGGGTACCTTGGCGCTGGCCCTGCACACCAGCGGCGTGCTGGGCCGTCTGTTTGCCGAGGCCATGGAAAACGTGCCCACCGGCCCTGGCGACGCCTTGCGCACCCAGGGCGTGGGCCCGCTGCGCGTGTTCTTTTACGCCACCTTGCCCCAAGTGTTGCCGCAGCTCATGAGCTACACGCTGTACCGCTGGGAGAACAACATCCGCGCCGCCGCCGTGCTGGGCGTGGTGGGTGCAGGCGGGCTGGGTCAGATGCTGTCCTTCCACATGGGCCTGTTCCACATGAACAAGACGGCGACCATTTTGGCGGCCATGCTGCTGATGGTGGCTTGCGTGGATGCGCTGAGTTTTGCGGCGCGGCGTTGGTTGACGCGCTGA
- a CDS encoding putative selenate ABC transporter substrate-binding protein: protein MTHAFFSKLLSSACAGFLALSAISAAQAQTTLRVTTIPEEAATEQVRKFTPLANYLEKQLGMKVQFTPVTDYPAAVESLVNKKVDVVWFGGFTFVQASIRSGGKIVPIAQREEDTRFQSVFIAKTDSGIKTLADMKGKQVSFGSQSSTSGHLMPRSFLLQAKIEPEKDFKRIAYSGAHDATIASVVSGKVDAAALDITVWKKFVAENKVDTQAVNVFYTTPPYFNYNWSVHADMPADLREKIKAALLALNPANPEHAEILKLNRSTRYISTTPDNYKGLESAARSAGLL from the coding sequence ATGACCCACGCCTTCTTCTCCAAACTCCTGTCCTCGGCCTGTGCGGGCTTTTTGGCTCTGTCGGCCATCAGCGCGGCCCAAGCCCAGACCACCTTGCGCGTGACGACCATCCCCGAGGAAGCAGCCACCGAGCAGGTGCGCAAGTTCACGCCCTTGGCCAATTACCTGGAAAAGCAGCTGGGCATGAAGGTGCAATTCACCCCCGTGACCGATTACCCCGCTGCGGTGGAATCGCTGGTGAACAAGAAGGTCGATGTGGTCTGGTTTGGCGGCTTCACCTTTGTGCAGGCCAGCATCCGCTCTGGCGGCAAAATCGTGCCCATTGCCCAACGCGAAGAAGACACGCGTTTTCAGTCGGTGTTCATCGCCAAGACCGACTCGGGCATCAAGACGCTGGCCGACATGAAGGGCAAACAAGTGTCTTTCGGCTCGCAAAGCAGCACCTCGGGCCACCTCATGCCGCGCAGCTTCTTGCTGCAGGCCAAGATCGAACCTGAAAAAGACTTCAAGCGCATCGCCTACAGTGGTGCACACGACGCCACCATCGCCTCGGTGGTCAGCGGCAAGGTCGATGCCGCTGCGCTCGACATCACGGTCTGGAAAAAGTTCGTGGCCGAGAACAAGGTCGACACCCAAGCTGTGAACGTGTTCTACACCACACCGCCTTACTTCAACTACAACTGGTCGGTCCACGCCGACATGCCCGCCGACTTGCGCGAAAAAATCAAGGCGGCCTTGTTGGCCCTGAACCCCGCCAACCCCGAGCACGCCGAAATCCTGAAGCTCAACCGCTCGACCCGCTATATCTCCACCACGCCCGACAACTACAAGGGTCTGGAGTCGGCCGCACGCAGCGCGGGCTTGCTCTAA
- the egtD gene encoding L-histidine N(alpha)-methyltransferase, producing MTTPQFIQLYQHNAAAVALELLQGLSAPQAFTSPKYLYDALGSRLFEAITELPEYDLTRTEAQLMHLHRADMARHLPAGACWIDLGAGNCEKAGRLLGPLQAGRYVAVDISVDFVRQALDSLQRQHPGLVMTGLGTDFSGGLDLPAGLGLDPAQPRVLFYPGSSIGNFTPDQALGFLQSLHLACGAAMGSGLLIGVDLLKDAAELEAAYDDALGVTAAFDLNLLLHINRLVGSNFAVRDWRHLSRFNAEASRVEMHLQARQAVQVRWPGGERLFASGETIHTENACKWTVPNFAALLRSAGFAQTRVWTDPAERFAVFWASA from the coding sequence ATGACCACGCCCCAATTCATCCAGCTGTACCAGCACAACGCCGCCGCTGTGGCACTGGAACTCTTGCAGGGCCTGAGCGCCCCGCAGGCCTTCACCTCGCCCAAATACCTGTACGACGCCCTCGGCTCGCGCTTGTTCGAAGCCATCACCGAACTGCCCGAGTACGACCTGACGCGCACCGAGGCGCAGCTCATGCACCTGCACCGTGCCGACATGGCCCGGCATTTGCCCGCGGGGGCTTGCTGGATCGATCTGGGCGCGGGCAACTGCGAAAAAGCCGGACGACTGCTGGGGCCGCTGCAAGCCGGGCGCTATGTGGCGGTGGACATTTCGGTGGACTTTGTGCGTCAGGCCCTGGACAGCCTGCAACGCCAACACCCGGGCCTGGTCATGACCGGCTTGGGGACCGACTTTTCAGGCGGCCTGGATTTGCCAGCCGGCTTGGGCCTGGACCCGGCGCAGCCACGCGTGTTGTTTTACCCGGGCTCGAGCATCGGCAACTTCACGCCCGATCAGGCCTTGGGCTTTTTGCAAAGTCTGCACCTTGCTTGCGGCGCTGCCATGGGCAGTGGCTTGCTGATTGGCGTGGATTTGCTCAAGGACGCGGCCGAGTTGGAGGCGGCCTACGACGACGCCTTGGGCGTGACGGCAGCCTTTGACTTGAACCTGCTGCTGCACATCAACCGCTTGGTGGGCAGCAACTTTGCAGTGCGCGACTGGCGGCACCTGTCGCGCTTCAACGCCGAAGCCTCGCGTGTGGAAATGCACCTGCAGGCACGCCAAGCGGTGCAGGTGCGGTGGCCGGGCGGCGAACGCCTGTTTGCCAGCGGCGAAACCATCCACACAGAAAACGCCTGCAAATGGACGGTGCCGAACTTTGCAGCCTTGTTGCGCTCGGCAGGGTTTGCCCAAACCCGCGTCTGGACCGATCCGGCCGAGCGCTTTGCGGTGTTTTGGGCCTCGGCCTGA
- a CDS encoding SDR family NAD(P)-dependent oxidoreductase yields the protein MNDLKDKVVLITGSSTGIGAAAAVAFGKLGARVAVHYNSSKGPGEEVLQAVKATGAQAVLLQGNVLETAQCHRLVEETVKAFGRIDILINNAGALVQRVPIEEITDELFDNVVHLNVRSAMMCTAAAVGAMRKQGQGGVIINVTSVAARHGGAAGASLYAGSKGFVSTMTKGLAKELVKDKIRVNAIAPGVITTPFHERFSTPQMLEGFKATIPMNRLGTADECAGAFLYLASEQMSGYVTGQIIDVNGGQYMP from the coding sequence TTGAACGATTTGAAAGACAAAGTGGTGTTGATCACCGGCTCCAGCACCGGCATCGGAGCCGCTGCTGCCGTGGCCTTTGGCAAGCTGGGTGCCCGTGTGGCCGTGCATTACAACAGCAGCAAAGGTCCTGGCGAAGAAGTACTCCAAGCCGTCAAGGCCACGGGCGCACAGGCCGTCTTGCTGCAAGGCAATGTGCTCGAAACCGCCCAATGCCATCGCCTGGTCGAAGAAACCGTCAAGGCTTTTGGTCGCATCGACATCCTGATCAACAACGCTGGTGCCTTGGTCCAGCGGGTGCCCATTGAAGAGATCACGGATGAACTGTTTGACAACGTGGTGCACCTGAACGTGCGCTCGGCCATGATGTGCACGGCTGCCGCGGTAGGCGCCATGCGCAAGCAAGGTCAAGGCGGCGTCATCATCAACGTCACCTCGGTCGCAGCCAGACATGGCGGTGCAGCAGGTGCTTCGCTGTATGCCGGCTCCAAAGGCTTTGTGTCCACCATGACCAAAGGCTTGGCCAAGGAACTGGTCAAAGACAAGATCCGCGTCAACGCGATTGCCCCCGGCGTGATCACCACCCCGTTCCATGAGCGGTTTTCCACGCCCCAAATGCTCGAAGGCTTCAAAGCCACGATTCCCATGAACCGACTGGGCACCGCCGATGAATGCGCCGGTGCATTCCTGTACCTGGCGTCCGAGCAAATGTCGGGTTATGTGACTGGGCAGATCATCGACGTCAACGGTGGGCAGTACATGCCCTGA
- a CDS encoding sulfurtransferase has translation MKHFSALVLALSATAFSASAFAAQPLLSPAELQAKLSDANVRVIDIRDPKSYAANHIPGAINAPYGTWRGPASNPGELPGLPKLTTLVQSLGLTPSTHAVIVSSGADATDFGASARVYWTLKVLGLKDLSVLNGGVKAWTTAGLPQNNQAVKVAASSFQPQIDKSLVATKEELVARVKAGDAALIDARPAEFFKGDTRHVAASVPGTLQGAVNVEHDKWFAPGTSTFVNTEQAQKVAAASPIDPAKETVSFCNTGHWAATNWFAMSEVLGQKNVKLYAGSMVEWSKDASGLPMANVPSRPKQLMIDAKFWAEKTFK, from the coding sequence ATGAAACACTTCTCTGCCCTGGTTTTGGCCTTGTCGGCCACCGCCTTCTCTGCCTCCGCTTTCGCCGCCCAGCCCTTGCTCAGCCCCGCCGAGTTGCAGGCCAAACTGTCAGACGCCAACGTGCGCGTGATCGACATCCGCGACCCCAAGTCCTATGCGGCCAATCACATTCCGGGCGCCATCAATGCGCCTTATGGCACCTGGCGCGGTCCAGCCAGCAACCCGGGCGAGTTGCCCGGCCTACCCAAGCTGACCACCCTGGTGCAAAGCCTGGGCCTGACCCCCAGCACCCACGCGGTCATTGTGTCCAGCGGTGCAGACGCCACCGACTTTGGGGCCTCGGCCCGCGTTTACTGGACCCTCAAAGTGCTCGGCCTCAAAGACCTGTCGGTGCTCAATGGCGGCGTGAAGGCCTGGACCACCGCCGGGCTGCCGCAAAACAACCAGGCCGTGAAAGTGGCGGCCAGCAGCTTCCAGCCGCAAATCGACAAGAGCCTGGTCGCCACCAAGGAAGAGCTGGTGGCGCGCGTGAAAGCCGGTGACGCCGCTTTGATCGACGCCCGCCCCGCCGAATTCTTCAAGGGCGACACCCGCCATGTGGCCGCGAGCGTGCCCGGCACCTTGCAGGGCGCAGTGAACGTGGAACACGACAAATGGTTTGCCCCCGGCACCTCCACCTTTGTGAACACCGAGCAGGCCCAAAAAGTGGCCGCCGCCAGCCCCATCGACCCGGCCAAAGAGACCGTGTCCTTTTGCAACACCGGCCACTGGGCGGCGACCAACTGGTTTGCCATGTCTGAAGTGCTGGGCCAGAAAAACGTGAAGCTCTATGCGGGCTCCATGGTGGAGTGGTCCAAAGACGCCAGCGGCCTGCCCATGGCCAATGTGCCCAGCCGCCCCAAGCAGCTCATGATCGACGCCAAGTTCTGGGCCGAAAAAACCTTCAAATAA
- a CDS encoding YeeE/YedE thiosulfate transporter family protein: MKRLPLAALLAAFFIFLALSVSIRQSVLMAVGVGMGAALAGARFGFTTGWRQLIEQRNPQGVTGQVLLLALASLAALPLLGQFSELHAALGPPSVSLLVGAFVFGLTMQIADGCGSGSLYKAGLGVPLNMGILPLFALGSFLGSVHLDSWLSLGQVAPVSFSAEYGTGGALALTLALLAAVLVAVRLWVGAGQIWLDKRWIWGAVALALLATLNLLLAGQPWGVVYGFGLWAAKISVALGAFDPAANAFWAQAGNAQRLTQTVFMDVTTITNVGILGGALWVSAKAPAGSKPLTTQQWVIGLVAGFVMGYSSRLAFGCNIGAMLSGISTGSLHGWLWVPLAFAGTLIGVRVRRHYQF, from the coding sequence ATGAAGCGCCTTCCTTTGGCGGCCTTGCTGGCCGCCTTTTTCATCTTTTTGGCTCTGTCCGTCTCCATCCGCCAATCCGTGCTGATGGCGGTGGGCGTGGGCATGGGCGCGGCTTTGGCCGGGGCCCGATTTGGTTTCACCACCGGCTGGCGGCAGCTCATTGAGCAGCGCAACCCGCAAGGCGTGACCGGCCAGGTGCTGCTGCTGGCCCTGGCCAGCCTGGCGGCGTTGCCGCTGCTGGGACAATTTTCTGAACTGCACGCCGCCCTGGGGCCCCCCAGCGTGAGCCTTCTGGTGGGGGCTTTTGTGTTCGGGCTGACCATGCAGATTGCCGACGGCTGCGGCTCGGGCAGTTTGTACAAAGCAGGTCTGGGCGTGCCGCTCAACATGGGCATCTTGCCGCTGTTCGCCTTGGGCAGTTTTTTGGGTTCGGTGCACCTGGACAGCTGGTTGTCACTGGGTCAAGTGGCCCCGGTCAGCTTTTCTGCCGAATACGGCACAGGCGGCGCACTGGCCCTGACCTTGGCTTTGCTGGCCGCCGTGCTGGTCGCGGTGCGGCTGTGGGTGGGCGCGGGCCAAATCTGGCTGGACAAACGCTGGATCTGGGGTGCGGTGGCGCTGGCGCTGCTGGCCACACTCAACTTGCTGCTGGCGGGCCAGCCCTGGGGCGTGGTCTATGGCTTTGGCCTGTGGGCCGCCAAGATCTCGGTGGCACTGGGTGCGTTTGACCCTGCAGCCAACGCCTTTTGGGCTCAGGCCGGCAACGCGCAACGGCTGACGCAAACCGTGTTCATGGACGTGACCACCATCACCAACGTCGGCATTCTGGGCGGCGCGCTGTGGGTCTCGGCCAAGGCCCCTGCGGGCAGTAAGCCTTTGACCACGCAGCAATGGGTCATTGGCCTGGTGGCCGGATTCGTCATGGGCTACAGCTCGCGCTTGGCTTTTGGTTGCAACATCGGCGCCATGCTCAGCGGCATCTCGACCGGCAGCCTGCATGGCTGGTTGTGGGTGCCCCTGGCCTTTGCGGGCACGCTGATCGGTGTGCGTGTACGCCGCCATTACCAGTTCTGA
- a CDS encoding phosphonate ABC transporter ATP-binding protein — protein MNIELLGLEARHPAALPGVPAALRGLNLRLAAGEQVAIIGPSGAGKTTLLQVLACAQPPTQGQLQLAGVNPWTLPARALRRWRGQLFLAPQVPPLPPRQRVVTSVLAGRLPTMGLWASLRSLFYPADIPSAYEALVHFDLGDKLFDRVDRLSGGERQRVGLARALLAPASLWLIDEPLSALDPMRARMAMAALVNLAAERQVTLVATLHQVDMALAHFPRIIGLRDGQLVFDLPSAQVSSERLAHLYDQYEHELRGEALSVVLPDAPPAAPAPVVMHCR, from the coding sequence GTGAACATCGAGCTATTGGGCCTGGAGGCCCGACATCCGGCAGCCTTGCCCGGGGTGCCAGCGGCTTTGCGTGGGCTGAACCTGCGCTTGGCTGCAGGCGAGCAGGTGGCCATCATCGGCCCCTCGGGTGCGGGCAAGACGACCTTGTTGCAGGTGTTGGCCTGCGCTCAGCCGCCCACGCAGGGCCAACTGCAACTGGCCGGCGTGAACCCTTGGACGCTGCCTGCACGGGCCTTGCGCCGTTGGCGCGGGCAGTTGTTTCTGGCCCCCCAGGTGCCACCGTTGCCGCCGCGCCAACGGGTGGTGACCTCGGTGCTGGCCGGGCGTTTGCCCACCATGGGCTTGTGGGCCAGTTTGCGTTCGCTGTTTTACCCGGCCGACATCCCGTCTGCTTACGAAGCTTTGGTGCACTTTGATTTGGGCGACAAATTGTTCGACCGCGTGGACCGCCTGTCGGGCGGTGAGCGTCAGCGGGTGGGCTTGGCCCGCGCCCTGCTGGCCCCGGCCAGCTTGTGGCTGATCGACGAGCCGCTGTCGGCGCTCGACCCGATGCGCGCCCGCATGGCCATGGCCGCGTTGGTGAACCTGGCCGCCGAGCGCCAGGTCACGCTGGTGGCCACGCTGCACCAGGTGGACATGGCGTTGGCCCACTTTCCGCGCATCATCGGCCTGCGCGATGGGCAACTGGTGTTTGACCTGCCCTCTGCACAAGTGAGCTCCGAGCGCTTGGCGCATTTGTACGACCAATACGAGCACGAGTTGCGTGGCGAGGCCCTGTCTGTGGTGCTGCCAGATGCGCCTCCTGCAGCACCCGCGCCCGTGGTGATGCATTGCCGTTGA
- a CDS encoding haloacid dehalogenase type II: MIKAVVFDAYGTLFDVYSIQALAESLYPDKGADIAVKWRDKQIEYTRLITQSDPHNPSGSRYFRPFWELTRLSLEYTLDRLKLDRASGQTDQLMQQYAHLTAFPENLKVLQEIKAMGLTTAILSNGSMDMLRSAVNSAGMGDVLDHIISVDAVRLFKTSPESYALVQQSIPVRQEEVLFVSSNAWDALGATWFGFKTHWVNRQGLPFEALSSQPHYSGPDLRSVLVSLR; encoded by the coding sequence ATGATCAAAGCGGTAGTTTTTGATGCCTACGGAACGCTGTTTGATGTTTACTCGATTCAGGCATTGGCTGAATCGCTCTATCCGGACAAGGGTGCAGACATTGCCGTGAAATGGCGCGACAAACAAATTGAATACACCCGACTGATCACCCAATCTGATCCACACAACCCATCGGGCAGTCGATACTTTCGGCCATTTTGGGAATTGACGCGCTTGTCTTTGGAATACACGCTGGACCGCTTGAAACTGGACCGTGCGTCTGGGCAAACAGATCAGCTGATGCAGCAATATGCGCACCTCACGGCGTTCCCAGAGAACTTAAAGGTGCTCCAAGAGATCAAAGCCATGGGCCTGACCACGGCCATCCTGTCCAATGGCAGCATGGACATGCTCCGTTCGGCGGTGAACAGTGCTGGCATGGGCGATGTGTTGGACCACATCATCTCGGTGGACGCTGTGCGCTTGTTCAAAACCTCGCCGGAAAGCTACGCCTTGGTGCAACAGTCGATCCCTGTCCGACAAGAAGAAGTGCTTTTTGTGTCCAGCAACGCATGGGATGCGTTGGGCGCAACTTGGTTTGGTTTCAAAACGCATTGGGTCAATCGGCAAGGTTTGCCGTTCGAAGCACTGTCGTCTCAGCCGCATTATTCAGGCCCTGACCTTCGTTCAGTCTTGGTGTCACTTCGCTAA
- a CDS encoding MFS transporter — protein sequence MPYFHRQHMKTLGLGPFSVWLSLPQLITWGSVFYTFSLLMTPLEAELGMGRAESSLAFSLALLAEGLMAYRVGRWIDAGHERRVMTLGSVWLGLGLVGHSAVTSVAGFYAAWIWLGLGMAATLYNPAFAVVTRRFGQDFRRAIITLTFLGGLASTVFIPLFAWWMELWGWRQALWALAALQLLVCAPLHGWLLHEAPRPQVSDTDRTQTEHGTRADTPNPSLPVPVPVREHLRHAPFWLLALFMVLTMSVTSALPAHMIALLQESGLSPAWVLAIPAAIGVIQVLGRWVLFVFERHWDVHAANRWIPTLIPAGVLVLMIGGLHPVAALVFVLLYGLGNGMNTIVKGTAMAQYVSRAHVGQLNGLLGLPIALARAAAPLILGLLWSPQHGYTLALWWLLTASVLGTGALWAAQRCVLQPKR from the coding sequence ATGCCTTATTTCCATCGCCAACACATGAAGACTTTAGGCTTGGGGCCCTTCAGCGTCTGGCTGTCCCTGCCCCAGTTGATCACTTGGGGCAGCGTTTTTTACACCTTCTCCTTGCTCATGACGCCCCTGGAGGCGGAGCTGGGCATGGGGCGGGCAGAGTCATCTCTGGCGTTCAGCCTGGCGCTGCTGGCCGAGGGACTGATGGCTTACCGGGTGGGGCGCTGGATCGATGCGGGGCACGAGAGGCGGGTGATGACGCTGGGCTCGGTGTGGTTGGGCCTGGGGCTGGTGGGCCACAGTGCGGTGACGTCGGTGGCGGGCTTTTACGCCGCCTGGATCTGGCTCGGTCTGGGCATGGCGGCCACGCTCTACAACCCGGCGTTTGCCGTGGTCACGCGCCGTTTTGGCCAGGACTTTCGCCGCGCCATCATCACGCTCACGTTTTTGGGTGGCCTGGCCAGCACGGTGTTCATTCCGCTGTTTGCCTGGTGGATGGAGTTATGGGGCTGGCGGCAAGCGTTGTGGGCGCTGGCTGCACTGCAGCTGCTGGTGTGTGCACCTTTGCACGGCTGGCTGCTGCACGAGGCACCGCGCCCACAGGTCAGCGACACCGACCGCACACAGACCGAGCACGGCACACGCGCCGACACGCCCAACCCCTCTTTGCCCGTGCCCGTGCCCGTGCGCGAGCACCTGCGCCACGCGCCGTTTTGGCTGCTGGCCTTGTTCATGGTGCTGACCATGTCGGTGACTTCGGCCCTGCCCGCGCACATGATCGCCTTGCTGCAAGAGTCTGGGCTGTCCCCGGCCTGGGTGCTGGCCATTCCGGCGGCCATTGGGGTGATTCAGGTGCTGGGGCGGTGGGTGCTGTTCGTGTTTGAGCGCCATTGGGATGTGCACGCCGCCAACCGCTGGATTCCAACGCTCATCCCGGCTGGCGTGCTGGTGCTGATGATCGGCGGCCTGCACCCGGTGGCTGCACTGGTGTTTGTGCTGCTTTACGGCTTGGGCAATGGCATGAACACCATCGTCAAGGGCACGGCCATGGCGCAGTACGTCAGTCGCGCGCATGTGGGGCAGCTCAATGGCCTACTGGGTTTGCCGATTGCACTGGCGCGGGCCGCGGCGCCGCTGATTCTGGGTCTGTTGTGGTCGCCTCAGCACGGTTACACCTTGGCGCTGTGGTGGCTTCTGACCGCCAGTGTGCTGGGCACCGGGGCGCTGTGGGCGGCGCAACGCTGCGTCCTCCAGCCCAAGCGCTGA